The following coding sequences lie in one Actinomyces capricornis genomic window:
- a CDS encoding ABC-2 transporter permease: MNDVMLAHVREHPGVGSGAIAPARVGVLLRLDLIVLRHRGLLLLLLPLPLALLIAMDALVDRLQAMVMAGIVLGVCAQYSQGAAEAAHRMDRLYGALPLRRSELVGARWIEGLVLVLLSGLACVPVAALTGDWGGLVAGLVVICLSVALGLPLFLCLAPERALWVWGLCLGVGAGALYGGTLLLAGPVTQALREPAPVVLAAMTCIALLGASLAVSLRWYGRQDH, translated from the coding sequence GTGAATGACGTCATGCTCGCGCATGTGCGTGAGCACCCCGGGGTCGGCAGCGGTGCGATAGCACCTGCCAGAGTCGGGGTGCTGCTGCGGCTCGACCTCATCGTGCTGCGCCATCGCGGTCTGCTGCTCCTCCTGCTGCCGCTGCCGCTCGCGCTGCTCATCGCCATGGATGCACTGGTCGACCGTCTGCAGGCGATGGTGATGGCGGGCATCGTCCTGGGGGTGTGCGCCCAGTACTCCCAGGGCGCAGCCGAGGCCGCTCACCGCATGGATCGCCTCTACGGCGCGCTGCCGCTGCGGCGCAGCGAGTTGGTCGGCGCCCGCTGGATCGAGGGGCTCGTACTGGTGCTCCTGTCCGGCCTGGCCTGCGTGCCGGTGGCCGCCCTCACCGGTGACTGGGGCGGCCTCGTGGCCGGCCTGGTCGTCATCTGCCTGTCCGTGGCCCTCGGACTGCCGCTGTTCCTGTGCCTGGCCCCGGAGCGGGCCCTGTGGGTGTGGGGCCTGTGCCTGGGGGTGGGGGCTGGTGCCCTCTACGGCGGCACTCTGCTACTGGCCGGACCCGTGACCCAGGCGCTGCGCGAACCGGCGCCCGTGGTACTGGCAGCCATGACCTGCATAGCCCTCCTGGGCGCCTCCCTGGCGGTGAGCCTGCGCTGGTACGGGCGCCAGGACCATTGA
- a CDS encoding ABC transporter ATP-binding protein — MNPVEISHLTKHYPGFSLSDVTFSVPAGYVTGFVGANGSGKTTTIKAALGMIHPDAGSATTLGHERIGVVFDAPPYNPEWRLKDLGRGIGRFYPSWSQERYDCELQAAGLAPTRKVKELSRGMGMRLQMAVALAHDPELLILDEPTGGLDPLARAEMVDMLAQFMVEEGRTILFSTHITSDLDRLADYLVILSRGRVVANGTAEEIIGSFRLVRGTPEHLTDAVREASLGLRSSQLGWEAMMPADVAEALADRIVVEAPTIEDLAVHIAKEAGRE; from the coding sequence GTGAATCCCGTCGAGATCTCCCACCTGACGAAGCACTACCCGGGCTTCAGCCTGAGCGACGTCACCTTCTCCGTCCCCGCCGGCTACGTCACGGGCTTCGTCGGGGCCAACGGCTCGGGGAAGACCACCACCATCAAGGCCGCCCTGGGCATGATCCACCCTGATGCCGGCTCGGCCACCACCCTGGGCCATGAGCGCATCGGCGTCGTCTTCGATGCCCCGCCCTACAACCCCGAGTGGCGCCTGAAGGATCTGGGTCGGGGCATCGGGCGCTTCTACCCCTCCTGGTCCCAGGAGCGCTACGACTGCGAGCTCCAGGCCGCGGGGCTGGCCCCCACCAGGAAGGTCAAGGAGCTCAGCCGGGGCATGGGCATGCGCCTGCAGATGGCGGTGGCCCTGGCCCATGATCCCGAGCTGCTCATCCTCGATGAGCCCACTGGTGGCCTGGACCCCCTGGCCCGTGCCGAGATGGTGGACATGCTGGCCCAGTTCATGGTGGAGGAGGGCCGCACCATCCTGTTCTCCACCCACATCACCTCCGACCTCGATCGGCTGGCCGACTATCTGGTCATCCTCAGCCGGGGCAGGGTCGTGGCCAATGGCACCGCCGAGGAGATCATCGGCTCCTTCCGGCTCGTGCGCGGCACTCCCGAGCACCTGACCGACGCCGTGCGCGAGGCCAGCCTCGGGCTGCGCAGCTCCCAGCTGGGCTGGGAGGCCATGATGCCGGCGGACGTCGCCGAGGCCCTGGCCGACCGCATCGTCGTCGAGGCCCCCACCATCGAGGACCTCGCCGTGCACATCGCCAAGGAGGCGGGCCGTGAATGA
- a CDS encoding DUF3806 domain-containing protein → MSETNTATGATGQGAADGPSGTPHGQEQAATGTTGTAPTGPRPEAEAQEATGAQDSASGDTDDAGPTGGTSGAPAQGPGAAGTGDAEAGTQILPLNEAEQQWVRDLLAYAKQLGITDSPRALEDFFEEQRTAWYAVDEESRADPNPLINLMGAVIGQILVERCEMKWCVLIDEQGTSLAVASEVGSIAMFPMNAVAKRWTGQNMTSLTEFLRLSQAEIRRVREEHAEEE, encoded by the coding sequence ATGTCAGAGACCAACACCGCCACCGGCGCCACCGGGCAGGGGGCTGCGGACGGCCCCTCCGGCACCCCCCACGGTCAGGAGCAGGCGGCCACCGGCACCACGGGCACCGCCCCCACCGGACCCCGCCCCGAGGCCGAGGCGCAGGAGGCCACGGGTGCGCAGGACAGCGCCTCTGGCGATACCGACGACGCCGGCCCCACCGGTGGCACCAGTGGGGCACCGGCGCAGGGCCCGGGCGCCGCGGGCACCGGGGACGCTGAGGCCGGCACGCAGATCCTGCCGCTCAATGAGGCCGAGCAGCAGTGGGTCCGGGACCTGCTGGCCTATGCCAAGCAGCTGGGCATCACCGACTCCCCCCGGGCCCTGGAGGATTTCTTCGAGGAGCAGCGCACCGCCTGGTACGCCGTGGATGAGGAGTCGCGCGCGGACCCCAACCCGCTCATCAACCTCATGGGCGCCGTCATCGGCCAGATCCTGGTGGAGCGCTGCGAGATGAAGTGGTGCGTGCTCATCGATGAGCAGGGGACCTCCCTGGCGGTGGCCAGCGAGGTGGGCTCCATCGCCATGTTCCCGATGAATGCGGTGGCCAAGCGGTGGACAGGGCAGAACATGACGAGCCTGACCGAGTTCCTCCGCCTGTCCCAGGCCGAGATCCGCCGGGTGCGCGAGGAGCACGCCGAGGAGGAGTAG
- a CDS encoding ABC-2 transporter permease — translation MSGSTAVRPSGVLAAPGVRGADGPPRWEAVRAVMRLELLGWKQPYPLVVLLLTGLPFLLKLQCGSACLSLWGPSRSTKAPRLYGALPVTRTEVLVGHYLLILAYGGASVLLAALGLLWGLGVTDPRAWTILLIWVWFTVVAGAVMPPVLARHGSTLTVQAVVMGVGALGLPTGFLVGSEAASLTSVSQPGTLLGLIALLLASFPVAVGASWMICRRIYLRRDN, via the coding sequence ATGAGTGGATCCACTGCCGTGCGTCCATCCGGCGTGCTCGCTGCTCCGGGGGTACGTGGGGCCGACGGCCCGCCACGGTGGGAGGCGGTGCGCGCCGTCATGCGCCTGGAGCTGCTGGGATGGAAACAGCCGTACCCGCTCGTGGTCCTCCTGCTGACGGGTCTGCCTTTTCTGCTCAAGCTGCAGTGCGGGTCGGCGTGCCTGAGCCTGTGGGGCCCCTCGCGCTCCACAAAGGCACCGCGGCTCTACGGGGCGCTGCCCGTGACCCGCACCGAGGTGCTGGTCGGCCACTACCTGCTCATCCTGGCCTATGGGGGTGCCTCAGTCCTCCTGGCGGCTCTCGGCCTGCTCTGGGGCCTGGGCGTCACTGATCCCAGGGCCTGGACGATACTGCTGATCTGGGTGTGGTTCACGGTGGTGGCCGGCGCGGTCATGCCCCCGGTGCTCGCCAGGCACGGCAGCACCCTCACGGTGCAGGCGGTGGTGATGGGGGTCGGTGCTCTGGGCCTGCCTACGGGGTTCCTCGTGGGCTCCGAGGCAGCATCCCTGACCTCCGTCTCCCAGCCGGGAACGCTCCTTGGCCTGATAGCCCTGCTCCTCGCGTCCTTCCCGGTGGCCGTGGGCGCCTCCTGGATGATCTGCCGCCGCATCTACCTCAGGCGGGACAACTGA
- a CDS encoding GntR family transcriptional regulator, giving the protein MPLTVVLSNTAGVPIYEQIAQQVRDAILTGQVEADEMLPSIRALARDLRVSVITTTRAYSDLVADGFLANVPGKGYFVLPRDSELVREQVLREVEEHLDRAVERARLAQLGGEELHDMLETIITTSATFKDKQ; this is encoded by the coding sequence ATGCCGCTGACGGTCGTGCTGTCCAATACCGCAGGAGTGCCCATCTATGAGCAGATCGCCCAGCAGGTCAGGGACGCGATCCTGACCGGCCAGGTGGAGGCCGACGAGATGCTGCCCTCGATCCGGGCCCTGGCCCGTGACCTGCGGGTCAGCGTCATCACCACCACCCGTGCCTACTCCGACCTCGTCGCCGACGGCTTCCTGGCCAACGTTCCCGGTAAGGGCTACTTCGTCCTGCCCCGGGACTCCGAGCTGGTGCGTGAGCAGGTGCTGCGCGAGGTCGAGGAGCACCTCGACCGCGCTGTGGAGCGCGCGCGCCTGGCCCAGCTCGGCGGCGAAGAGCTCCACGACATGCTCGAGACCATCATCACCACCTCCGCCACCTTCAAGGACAAGCAGTGA
- a CDS encoding DUF3060 domain-containing protein, with product MSMSTRRCLTVVAATALSLSLGTSLGACAISLGDSGGSSESAQRSDSATAAQSAPASTLEAPGTEMQSPQAAPSGAPASPEQGKATPGGGESAQPGGAGSAEGSAGAAPASGDRPGAAARITDSDWLSFEGSVDKTVRSTGAVLLDKEYDDVRIDGDVATLTITADSVEVVADYVDTLVIKGAYVDVYVRDVNRVIIHGDSNEVVWAGNTPIVEDFGSYNDTGLQGARD from the coding sequence ATGAGCATGTCCACCCGCCGCTGCCTGACCGTCGTCGCCGCTACTGCACTGTCCCTGAGCCTGGGGACGAGCCTGGGCGCCTGCGCCATCAGCCTGGGCGACTCCGGGGGATCCTCGGAGTCCGCGCAGCGCTCGGACTCGGCGACCGCCGCGCAGAGTGCGCCCGCGAGTACGTTGGAGGCTCCGGGCACCGAGATGCAGTCCCCGCAGGCCGCCCCCTCGGGCGCCCCCGCATCCCCGGAGCAGGGGAAGGCCACCCCGGGTGGCGGCGAATCCGCGCAGCCCGGCGGCGCGGGCAGTGCGGAGGGCAGTGCGGGGGCCGCGCCGGCCTCGGGGGACCGTCCCGGTGCCGCGGCGAGGATCACCGACTCCGACTGGCTCAGCTTCGAGGGCAGCGTGGACAAGACCGTGCGCTCCACGGGGGCCGTGCTCCTGGACAAGGAGTACGACGACGTCCGCATCGACGGGGATGTGGCGACACTGACCATCACTGCGGACAGCGTGGAGGTCGTGGCCGACTACGTCGACACCCTGGTGATCAAGGGCGCGTATGTCGACGTCTACGTCCGCGACGTCAACCGGGTCATCATCCACGGGGACAGCAATGAGGTCGTCTGGGCCGGCAATACCCCGATCGTCGAGGACTTCGGCTCCTACAACGACACCGGCCTCCAGGGCGCCCGGGACTGA
- a CDS encoding DUF3060 domain-containing protein, whose amino-acid sequence MTSMTRRLPAVLAAAVLALSLGACSISLSGPGGSSGSAQASQGAEATGAAQASAPGQEASADAQGGVAGARSSPSARAGAAASGPAGSAERPGSAAAADSELWQRLKGTALRHSRSEGGDMTLQGQQCGYIEGDIATLTVAQDASGGVMAEHVEHLTVNGSGLIVMVQDVGRVTITGSDVVVAWVGRTPVVEDSGTGNATVAFDQLDEGLYWTCS is encoded by the coding sequence ATGACCTCGATGACCCGTCGCCTCCCCGCCGTCCTGGCCGCCGCCGTGCTGGCCCTGAGCCTGGGCGCCTGCAGCATCAGCCTCAGTGGCCCGGGCGGCTCCTCGGGCTCCGCGCAGGCCTCCCAGGGGGCAGAGGCCACCGGGGCCGCGCAGGCCAGCGCCCCCGGGCAGGAGGCATCCGCCGATGCCCAGGGCGGTGTCGCCGGGGCGCGGTCCTCCCCGTCAGCCAGGGCCGGGGCGGCCGCATCCGGCCCGGCCGGCAGCGCGGAGCGCCCCGGGTCCGCGGCGGCGGCCGACAGCGAGCTGTGGCAGCGCCTGAAGGGCACGGCGCTGAGGCACTCGCGCTCCGAGGGCGGTGACATGACCCTCCAGGGCCAGCAGTGCGGCTACATCGAGGGCGACATCGCCACCCTGACGGTGGCTCAGGACGCCTCCGGGGGTGTCATGGCCGAGCACGTGGAGCACCTGACGGTCAACGGCTCGGGCCTGATCGTCATGGTGCAGGACGTCGGCCGGGTGACCATCACGGGCAGTGACGTCGTCGTGGCCTGGGTGGGGAGGACCCCGGTGGTGGAGGACTCCGGCACCGGCAACGCGACGGTGGCGTTCGACCAGCTCGACGAGGGCCTGTACTGGACCTGCTCCTGA
- a CDS encoding ABC-2 transporter permease produces the protein MRLELVVWTQPYLVGMIGLLLIVQAVIAADHWLGAVLPLPLVLVVGMLPPFLFLVLIGSVCLTLWDPSRSTVALRLYGALPVTRTEVLAGHYLLILAYGGASVLLAVVHLLGALGADGPRGWAIVLAWVVAVVLPCAVMPPVLARYRSALVRVVVMMGVFAVPGLLTGFLAGSETVSLASGSQSGILLGLAVLLLVLSVVGLGVSWVICRRVYLRQDH, from the coding sequence ATGCGTCTGGAGCTGGTCGTCTGGACTCAGCCGTACCTGGTGGGGATGATCGGGCTACTCCTTATCGTGCAGGCCGTCATCGCCGCGGACCACTGGCTGGGGGCCGTGCTCCCGCTCCCGCTGGTGCTCGTCGTGGGAATGCTCCCGCCATTCCTTTTCCTGGTCCTCATCGGATCGGTGTGCCTGACCCTGTGGGACCCCTCGCGCTCCACGGTGGCGCTGCGGCTCTACGGGGCGCTGCCCGTGACCCGCACCGAGGTACTGGCCGGCCACTACCTGCTCATCCTGGCCTACGGGGGTGCCTCGGTCCTCTTGGCCGTCGTCCATCTCCTCGGGGCCCTCGGGGCCGACGGCCCTCGGGGCTGGGCGATCGTGCTGGCCTGGGTGGTGGCAGTGGTGCTGCCCTGTGCGGTGATGCCCCCGGTGCTCGCCAGGTACCGCAGCGCCCTTGTGAGGGTCGTGGTCATGATGGGGGTGTTCGCGGTCCCTGGCCTGCTCACCGGGTTCCTCGCGGGCTCCGAGACGGTGTCCCTGGCCTCCGGCTCCCAGTCCGGGATACTCCTGGGGCTCGCCGTCCTGCTCCTCGTGCTCTCCGTGGTGGGGCTGGGCGTCTCCTGGGTGATCTGCCGCCGCGTCTACCTCAGGCAGGACCACTGA
- a CDS encoding sensor histidine kinase codes for MPDQSAPPAPAVPPAAPVASLGPPSPPAAGPATERLPVPSSPPGPGLSSPVAAPTPSPVAAPAHPSPVEPGPPSSPPAPAAPFPPGSAPQVPAPGPVGEGEAAPGGRLRWPLWAVALGLTVLAAALAHLVAGQERIVLSVSPALLVAETGALLMALAATVAAVRRWGGRKERHARLQAQREAWSQHQQFLRRLDHELKNPLTAVRAAVADMPQANRAERKARLEVVDAQARRMGRLITDLRKLAELETAPLALEDVDLAETVADAVQAVSEELAASGNHTLIRLDLPQVPWPLPHVCGDGDLLYSAIYNVLSNAAKYTPAGGSIEVRGREEAGTVAIEVADTGIGVPAADLPVVWSELGRAGNARGLPGSGLGLPLVATIIRRHRGRAGMASRQGVGTRVWLSLPVAGPRQAGDSRATASQ; via the coding sequence GTGCCCGACCAGTCGGCCCCTCCTGCACCGGCCGTGCCCCCGGCGGCGCCGGTGGCCTCTCTCGGGCCGCCGTCGCCGCCTGCTGCCGGGCCGGCCACCGAGCGCCTGCCCGTCCCATCCTCGCCGCCCGGCCCGGGCCTGTCCTCCCCGGTGGCTGCGCCCACGCCGTCACCTGTGGCCGCGCCCGCTCACCCCTCCCCGGTGGAGCCCGGCCCGCCCTCCTCCCCACCGGCCCCGGCCGCCCCCTTCCCTCCGGGGTCGGCGCCGCAGGTCCCGGCCCCCGGCCCGGTCGGGGAGGGGGAGGCGGCCCCCGGTGGGCGCCTGAGGTGGCCGCTCTGGGCGGTGGCGCTGGGTCTCACCGTCCTGGCCGCAGCCCTGGCCCACCTGGTGGCCGGCCAGGAGCGCATCGTGCTCTCGGTGTCCCCGGCGCTGCTGGTGGCCGAGACCGGTGCACTCCTGATGGCGCTGGCCGCCACCGTGGCGGCCGTGCGGCGCTGGGGCGGCCGCAAGGAGCGCCATGCCCGGCTGCAGGCCCAGCGCGAGGCCTGGTCCCAGCACCAGCAGTTCCTGCGCCGCCTGGACCACGAGCTGAAGAACCCCCTGACGGCGGTGCGTGCCGCCGTCGCCGACATGCCCCAGGCCAACCGTGCCGAGCGCAAGGCCCGCCTGGAGGTCGTCGATGCCCAGGCCCGTCGCATGGGGCGGCTCATCACCGACCTGCGCAAGCTGGCCGAGCTGGAGACCGCGCCCCTGGCCCTGGAGGACGTGGACCTGGCCGAGACCGTTGCCGACGCCGTGCAGGCGGTCAGTGAGGAGCTCGCCGCGTCCGGCAACCACACCCTCATCCGCCTGGACCTGCCCCAGGTCCCCTGGCCGCTGCCGCATGTCTGCGGCGACGGCGACCTGCTCTACTCCGCCATCTACAACGTGCTGTCCAATGCCGCGAAGTACACCCCGGCTGGCGGGAGCATCGAGGTGCGCGGGCGCGAGGAGGCCGGGACCGTGGCCATCGAGGTGGCCGATACCGGGATCGGCGTGCCCGCCGCCGACCTGCCGGTGGTCTGGAGCGAGCTGGGGCGGGCCGGCAATGCCCGGGGACTTCCCGGATCCGGGCTCGGCCTGCCCCTGGTGGCCACGATCATCCGCCGCCACCGGGGCCGGGCGGGCATGGCCTCGCGGCAGGGCGTGGGCACGCGCGTGTGGCTGTCACTGCCTGTCGCAGGACCGCGACAGGCTGGGGACAGCCGAGCGACAGCCAGCCAGTAA
- a CDS encoding DUF3060 domain-containing protein has translation MGPMTSRRAALLLPLALSAALSSCSLNLGSGGSGGSGGAQAGAASEDAAPGITDPAWREILDTGEQQEVSGAYTVASSDQVLNLTGELDVLAVQGSQISIAAESVGSITVQGSDVVVYARSAETIQVMGSRVAVHYLEGSPVVVDLGSDNTIDKLEQ, from the coding sequence ATGGGTCCTATGACGTCTCGGCGTGCCGCGCTTCTGCTGCCCCTGGCCCTATCCGCCGCCCTGAGCTCCTGCTCCCTGAACCTGGGCTCTGGAGGCTCTGGAGGCTCTGGTGGGGCGCAGGCCGGGGCCGCGTCCGAGGACGCCGCCCCCGGTATCACCGATCCCGCCTGGAGGGAGATCCTCGACACGGGGGAGCAGCAGGAGGTCTCGGGCGCCTACACCGTTGCCAGCTCCGACCAGGTCCTCAACCTCACGGGCGAGCTCGATGTCCTGGCGGTCCAGGGCTCGCAGATCTCCATTGCCGCCGAGAGCGTCGGGTCGATCACGGTCCAGGGCTCTGATGTCGTCGTCTATGCCCGATCGGCGGAGACGATCCAGGTGATGGGCTCGCGGGTCGCGGTCCACTACCTGGAGGGTTCCCCGGTGGTGGTGGATCTCGGCTCGGATAACACTATCGACAAGCTCGAGCAGTGA
- a CDS encoding response regulator transcription factor, which yields MPTAGTPATVLLVDDEAPIRRSLGPYLERSGYRVMLASDGAEALDLLGAYEIDIVVSDVLMPRMDGRELVRRVRGTGAWTPIILLTQVDASYERVSALDDGADDYLSKPFDPAELASRIRAVLRRTRGSVQPLTSAPRLSAGELVLDRASRRVTLGGRELALTPKATMLLDYLMSHPGELHSRESLLASLWGIDFATSTRAVDHRIREIRQALGDDASQPTYIETVPSVGYRFRAGVHT from the coding sequence ATGCCAACCGCTGGGACGCCTGCCACGGTCCTGCTCGTCGACGACGAGGCCCCCATCCGCCGATCCCTGGGCCCCTACCTGGAGCGCAGCGGCTACCGGGTGATGCTCGCCTCCGACGGGGCTGAGGCCTTGGACCTCCTGGGCGCCTATGAGATCGACATCGTCGTCTCCGACGTCCTCATGCCCCGCATGGATGGGCGCGAGCTGGTGCGCCGGGTGCGCGGGACCGGGGCCTGGACGCCGATCATCCTGCTCACCCAGGTCGATGCCTCCTATGAGCGGGTCTCGGCCCTCGACGATGGGGCCGACGACTACCTGTCCAAGCCCTTCGACCCCGCCGAGCTGGCCTCGCGGATCCGCGCGGTGCTGCGCCGCACCCGGGGATCCGTCCAGCCCCTGACCTCGGCCCCGCGCCTGAGTGCGGGGGAGCTGGTGCTGGACCGGGCCTCGCGGCGCGTGACCCTGGGCGGCAGGGAGCTGGCGCTGACGCCCAAGGCGACCATGCTCCTGGACTACCTCATGAGCCACCCCGGTGAGCTGCACTCCCGCGAGTCGCTGCTGGCCTCCCTGTGGGGCATCGACTTCGCGACCTCCACGCGGGCGGTGGATCACCGCATCCGCGAGATCCGCCAGGCCCTGGGCGACGACGCCTCTCAGCCCACCTATATCGAGACGGTGCCCAGCGTGGGCTACCGCTTCCGGGCGGGGGTCCATACGTGA
- the tmk gene encoding dTMP kinase produces the protein MTTAAPPAAPGAPVPRAPHPGLFISFEGGDGVGKTTQIAALAEHLRARGVEHLVTREPGGTELGAQIRGLLLDGGHVAPRAEALLYAADRAHHVETLVRPALERGAVVLTDRYLDSSVAYQGAARSLGVAEVRDLSLWATGGLIPDLTILLDADPSLARQRTSSRGRADRLEREGEAFRAALREQFLALAEAEPQRFRLIDAARPVPDVAGAVRRAVEPLLAGRAVRAGERP, from the coding sequence GTGACCACTGCCGCCCCGCCTGCTGCTCCCGGCGCCCCCGTCCCACGTGCGCCCCACCCCGGGCTCTTCATCTCCTTCGAGGGCGGCGACGGCGTGGGCAAGACCACCCAGATCGCCGCTTTGGCCGAGCACCTGCGGGCCCGCGGCGTGGAGCACCTGGTCACCCGTGAACCCGGTGGCACCGAACTGGGTGCCCAGATCCGCGGCCTGCTCCTGGACGGCGGTCATGTGGCCCCCCGCGCCGAGGCCCTCCTGTACGCCGCCGACCGCGCCCACCACGTCGAGACCCTGGTGCGCCCCGCCCTGGAGCGCGGCGCCGTCGTCCTGACCGACCGCTACCTCGACTCCTCGGTGGCCTACCAGGGCGCCGCCCGCAGCCTGGGGGTCGCCGAGGTGCGTGACCTGTCCCTGTGGGCCACGGGGGGACTCATCCCCGACCTGACCATCCTGCTGGATGCCGACCCCTCCCTGGCCCGGCAGCGCACGAGCAGCCGCGGGCGGGCCGACCGCCTGGAGCGCGAGGGGGAGGCCTTCCGCGCCGCCCTGCGCGAGCAGTTCCTGGCCCTGGCTGAGGCCGAGCCCCAGCGCTTCCGCCTCATCGACGCCGCCCGCCCCGTCCCGGATGTCGCCGGTGCGGTGCGGCGCGCCGTCGAGCCGCTCCTGGCCGGCAGGGCCGTCCGGGCGGGTGAGCGGCCATGA
- a CDS encoding OmpA family protein, with protein sequence MTHMIPQRRSLALLCAAATALSLSSCALSLGGSSQGGAAPSQQAIETTSSTDAGTSAPAAAPSASAAATATASGPTVPGYAVGEMPPVPLFALPDISVLTDSGSAFTPDLTRSIASVPGITVSAARCDQPGVLASSTTVLGDGAIAHSSDSGSVTNHGDGSGTYSDGQVSITNHGDGSGTYTNGQVSMTVHGDGSGTYSDGTLSVTVHGDGSGTYSNSLTGESITIHGDGSGTYSAGQVSITNHGDGSGVYNDGTISIVNYGDGSGLVNTEEVAMKPLAKVGSIGDFPSIDAVKPVTSCGTVITLEDGVLFDFGSSQVRPEASATLGNLATVLTDSGAPSVQIHGHTDSVSDDAFNQTLSEDRARAVMTALQGQGVTASMEATGYGETRPVAANENPDGSDNPAGRQLNRRVEIFIPAF encoded by the coding sequence ATGACGCACATGATCCCCCAGCGGCGCTCCCTAGCCCTCCTCTGCGCCGCGGCCACCGCCCTGTCCCTGTCCTCCTGCGCCCTGAGCCTCGGGGGATCGTCACAGGGCGGGGCCGCCCCCTCTCAGCAGGCCATCGAGACCACCTCCAGTACCGACGCTGGGACCTCGGCCCCCGCCGCCGCGCCGTCGGCCTCGGCTGCCGCGACCGCAACGGCCTCCGGTCCGACGGTGCCCGGCTACGCCGTCGGCGAGATGCCCCCGGTCCCCCTGTTCGCCCTGCCGGACATCAGCGTGCTCACCGACTCCGGGAGCGCCTTCACCCCGGACCTCACCCGCTCCATCGCCTCGGTGCCGGGCATCACCGTCAGCGCCGCCCGCTGCGACCAGCCGGGTGTGCTGGCCTCCAGCACCACGGTCCTGGGCGACGGCGCCATCGCCCACTCCTCGGATAGCGGCTCGGTGACCAATCACGGCGACGGCTCGGGCACCTACTCCGACGGGCAGGTCTCCATCACCAACCACGGTGACGGCTCGGGCACCTACACCAACGGCCAGGTCTCGATGACGGTGCACGGTGACGGCTCGGGCACCTACTCCGATGGGACCCTGTCGGTGACGGTCCACGGCGATGGCTCGGGGACCTACTCCAACTCCCTGACGGGGGAGTCGATCACCATCCACGGCGACGGCTCGGGCACCTACAGTGCCGGGCAGGTCTCCATCACCAACCACGGTGACGGCTCGGGGGTCTACAACGACGGCACGATCTCCATCGTCAACTACGGTGACGGCTCCGGCCTGGTCAACACCGAGGAGGTGGCGATGAAGCCCCTGGCCAAGGTCGGCAGCATCGGGGACTTCCCCTCGATCGACGCCGTCAAGCCCGTGACCTCCTGCGGCACCGTCATCACCCTGGAGGACGGGGTGCTCTTCGACTTCGGCTCCTCCCAGGTGCGCCCCGAGGCCTCGGCGACCCTGGGCAACCTGGCCACCGTGCTGACGGACTCCGGCGCCCCCAGCGTCCAGATCCACGGGCACACCGACTCGGTCTCCGACGACGCCTTCAACCAGACCCTGTCAGAGGATCGCGCCCGGGCGGTGATGACGGCGCTCCAGGGCCAGGGGGTGACCGCCTCCATGGAGGCCACCGGCTACGGCGAGACCCGCCCCGTGGCCGCCAATGAGAACCCCGACGGCTCGGACAACCCGGCCGGCCGCCAGCTCAACCGTCGGGTGGAGATCTTCATCCCCGCCTTCTGA